One Candidatus Zixiibacteriota bacterium DNA window includes the following coding sequences:
- a CDS encoding aspartate aminotransferase family protein, translating to MTVSLRDKATLGYSSIPDKEILDLEHIYGATHYRRLQAIVRKTQGAWLYTQDGRRILDCLAAYSAANAGHHHPKIVDALVKALQEGYGSVISNVVYTDVLALFLKKVAEFVPQLGVRFGQNGNKVLPKNGGVESVETAIKLARYYGWKEKGIPDGRQEIIVYENNFHGRMITIISFSTTPKYKEGFGPLTPGFKIARYGSLEETEKLINKNTCGILVEPMQGEGGMYQPPKGFLKGLRELADKHNLLLLFDEIQVGMGRTGKRFCFEHENVIPDAIMLGKAIAGGLVPVSVLVTNTSLMDLAFKPGSDGSTFGGYPLACVAGLAAMEVMVEEKLAERSAATGKILKKKILDVASRSTHVKEVRGEGLFIGVEVKNGDAMVFCEKLLGHDMLCNDSHHHTIRISPPLIINDDEVDYIAERLERVLVD from the coding sequence ATGACAGTTTCGTTGAGAGATAAAGCGACTCTCGGGTATTCCTCGATCCCCGATAAAGAGATTTTAGACCTTGAACATATTTATGGCGCCACTCATTACCGCCGCCTGCAGGCGATTGTTCGGAAAACTCAGGGTGCCTGGCTTTATACCCAGGATGGCCGAAGAATTCTCGATTGCCTGGCCGCCTACAGCGCCGCCAATGCCGGCCACCATCATCCCAAAATCGTCGATGCGCTGGTGAAAGCGCTTCAGGAGGGGTACGGCTCGGTGATATCGAATGTCGTTTATACCGATGTCCTGGCTCTGTTCCTGAAAAAAGTCGCCGAGTTTGTTCCCCAACTGGGGGTGCGGTTCGGCCAAAACGGCAACAAGGTTCTCCCCAAGAACGGCGGCGTGGAATCGGTGGAGACCGCGATCAAACTGGCGCGGTATTATGGCTGGAAAGAAAAAGGGATCCCCGATGGCCGGCAGGAAATAATCGTCTACGAAAACAATTTTCATGGCCGGATGATTACCATTATCTCTTTCTCCACCACCCCCAAGTACAAAGAGGGATTCGGCCCGCTGACACCGGGATTCAAAATTGCCCGCTACGGCAGCCTCGAGGAAACCGAGAAGCTGATTAACAAGAACACTTGCGGCATACTGGTGGAGCCGATGCAGGGCGAGGGAGGGATGTACCAGCCGCCGAAAGGATTCCTGAAAGGCCTTCGCGAGCTGGCCGACAAGCACAACCTGCTGTTGCTTTTTGATGAGATTCAGGTCGGCATGGGGCGGACCGGCAAGAGGTTCTGTTTTGAGCACGAGAATGTTATCCCCGATGCCATCATGCTGGGCAAGGCAATCGCCGGCGGGCTGGTGCCGGTCTCGGTGCTGGTGACCAACACTTCCCTGATGGATCTGGCATTCAAACCCGGGTCCGATGGCTCCACATTCGGCGGGTATCCGCTGGCCTGTGTGGCCGGGCTGGCCGCCATGGAGGTAATGGTCGAGGAGAAACTGGCGGAACGTTCCGCCGCCACCGGCAAGATACTGAAAAAGAAAATCCTTGATGTTGCCTCCCGCTCAACTCATGTCAAAGAGGTGCGGGGTGAGGGTCTGTTTATCGGGGTCGAGGTGAAAAACGGCGATGCCATGGTTTTCTGCGAGAAATTGCTCGGCCACGACATGCTCTGCAACGACAGTCATCACCACACTATCCGCATCTCGCCGCCGCTGATTATCAATGATGATGAGGTTGATTATATTGCCGAAAGATTAGAGCGCGTGCTGGTTGATTAA
- a CDS encoding tetratricopeptide repeat protein yields MFSAAGFTIAGFLGTPSLWGINHIYFLSPQYVILYLLAFAAMIVVSILPDSLPQVESSINRISSWLWGDRRAPRLTLVACCLLLFIIFHARVQLLGDSYTWLAVFGSGEAYIHKLTEPGSIFLLRQLQSIMGAYTSQTALHAFQILSYISGVVYLYCVILIIRQIADHAPTRLLGLTSLIFSATVLLFFGYAEFYSMVWAPATLFIYLSLRWLKTGRWLWAAIIVYFVALMMHLQALYFLPGVAYLLLRAVENTKARILARVVIAASLIGGIILFLWLYRSRIDFEILILPLFHGRPLADDYFIFSLPHLLNIINLVFLIFPGALTLAVIWFFYGKKSLRSPVAAFLASLSAGGLAFLLLFGAGTTMARDWDIMSLSLLAPLLLIIYQIDQKGSFRSFKTVISYALLAALMTFAFVAVNRQSPVAEERFRTLLDSRNENGWMILADHYLQKGDTTSYIQVVRERDRIFPNLARLQLAYAYLEKGEYARATNLARELYLANPYNPDFLQIMGNLYGKEGRSDSALEFYHRALAIRPFNTSLMNELGQLYIKEAQYDSALIFLERAHRYTPTLTHITESIALAHFYKQDYDKASALADTLFAADKNSPGGHLVKMVIALKFGDRNQAAQHYRQYLIYGRERSDYPKISAYYKNLAQ; encoded by the coding sequence TTGTTTTCTGCCGCGGGCTTCACGATCGCCGGTTTTCTCGGCACACCCTCGCTATGGGGTATAAATCACATCTATTTCCTCTCGCCACAGTATGTCATCTTATACTTGCTCGCTTTTGCGGCGATGATAGTTGTCAGTATCCTGCCCGATTCACTGCCACAGGTAGAATCATCAATCAATCGCATCAGTAGCTGGCTCTGGGGGGATAGGCGCGCACCGCGTTTGACGCTGGTCGCATGCTGCCTGCTACTTTTCATAATCTTTCATGCGCGGGTGCAACTGCTCGGCGACAGCTATACTTGGTTGGCTGTGTTTGGCAGCGGCGAAGCGTACATTCACAAACTGACAGAACCGGGGTCCATATTCCTTCTGCGGCAATTGCAGAGTATTATGGGCGCTTATACATCCCAGACCGCGCTTCATGCCTTTCAAATCCTATCCTATATTTCCGGTGTCGTCTACCTTTATTGTGTGATTCTAATTATCAGGCAGATCGCCGACCATGCCCCGACACGTCTTTTGGGACTGACTTCGCTTATCTTTTCCGCTACGGTACTCCTTTTTTTCGGATATGCGGAATTTTATTCAATGGTTTGGGCTCCTGCGACCCTTTTCATCTATCTGTCCCTGCGCTGGTTGAAGACCGGTCGCTGGCTTTGGGCGGCAATTATTGTTTATTTTGTCGCGCTCATGATGCATCTGCAGGCGCTTTATTTCCTGCCGGGTGTTGCCTATCTGCTCCTGAGGGCGGTTGAAAATACTAAAGCACGAATACTTGCACGTGTGGTAATCGCCGCCTCACTGATTGGCGGTATAATCCTCTTTCTCTGGCTGTACAGGTCCAGAATTGATTTCGAAATTCTCATATTACCTCTGTTCCACGGCCGTCCTCTTGCCGACGATTATTTTATTTTCAGTCTTCCGCATTTGCTGAATATTATCAATCTGGTCTTTCTCATTTTCCCGGGGGCGTTGACTTTAGCGGTAATTTGGTTCTTTTATGGTAAGAAGAGTCTGCGGAGTCCGGTTGCCGCATTCCTGGCCTCTTTGTCGGCAGGCGGACTGGCGTTCCTTCTTCTCTTCGGCGCAGGTACAACCATGGCCCGTGATTGGGATATTATGTCATTGAGTTTGCTCGCCCCACTGCTTCTCATAATATATCAGATCGATCAAAAGGGGAGTTTTCGATCATTCAAAACCGTGATATCTTACGCACTCCTGGCGGCTCTGATGACTTTTGCTTTCGTGGCCGTAAACAGACAATCGCCTGTCGCCGAGGAGCGATTCAGGACGCTTCTCGACAGCAGAAATGAAAACGGCTGGATGATATTGGCCGATCATTATCTTCAGAAAGGCGATACCACCAGTTATATACAGGTAGTGAGAGAAAGGGATAGGATCTTTCCCAATCTGGCGCGCCTTCAGTTGGCCTATGCTTATCTCGAAAAAGGTGAATATGCCAGAGCGACGAACCTGGCCCGAGAGTTGTATTTGGCCAATCCCTACAATCCTGATTTCCTTCAGATTATGGGCAATCTGTACGGCAAGGAAGGGCGCAGCGATTCCGCGCTGGAATTTTATCATCGGGCGCTGGCGATCCGCCCGTTTAATACTTCATTGATGAATGAACTCGGCCAGCTTTATATAAAAGAGGCCCAATATGACAGCGCCCTGATTTTCCTTGAACGAGCGCATCGATACACCCCGACCCTCACTCATATAACCGAGAGCATCGCCCTTGCGCATTTCTATAAACAGGATTATGACAAAGCCTCGGCCCTTGCCGATACCCTTTTCGCGGCCGATAAAAATTCCCCCGGGGGTCATCTGGTCAAAATGGTGATCGCCCTTAAATTCGGAGACAGGAATCAGGCGGCCCAGCATTACCGGCAATATCTCATTTATGGCCGCGAACGATCCGATTACCCGAAAATCTCCGCCTATTACAAGAACCTTGCCCAATGA
- a CDS encoding lysylphosphatidylglycerol synthase transmembrane domain-containing protein, which produces MNAKKLIKNILGWLIAAAIIYILFRTIYNNRAELENWDWRIDWFYAFLSIITLMGAYVCGSMIWRAVLEGFGIKVALHESFRVVYLANLGRYIPGKVFQVVGMVGLAKQLDIPAKVSLASFALIQAYALPASFVLIGFFFLFGHPPDSLVIFRDVMYIFMGAVLLFFLFLFFKPDGLNWALNKVLKLFKGEPVNYCPAMRNRIVIFVWCLLNWGLFGVSFYFFTKALMNLANGLGFVYMAGSYVTAYIVGYVTFLSPAGLGVREGVMSALLAPTFGGPVAASIALIHRVLITIAEAAITLLALATYKIRRRDNNNTHSG; this is translated from the coding sequence ATGAATGCAAAGAAACTGATTAAGAATATTTTGGGGTGGCTGATCGCGGCGGCAATCATTTATATCCTTTTCCGCACGATCTATAACAACCGAGCGGAACTTGAGAACTGGGATTGGCGGATAGACTGGTTCTATGCCTTCCTTTCGATAATCACTCTCATGGGAGCGTATGTCTGCGGGAGCATGATCTGGCGCGCGGTGCTGGAAGGTTTTGGAATCAAAGTTGCGCTGCATGAATCGTTCCGGGTGGTATATCTGGCCAATCTGGGAAGGTACATTCCGGGGAAAGTCTTTCAGGTCGTGGGGATGGTGGGCCTGGCCAAACAATTGGATATTCCGGCTAAAGTGTCGCTGGCCTCTTTTGCCCTGATACAGGCGTACGCCTTGCCGGCCTCGTTTGTACTCATCGGTTTCTTTTTCCTGTTTGGACATCCGCCCGACTCACTGGTGATTTTCCGCGATGTGATGTATATTTTCATGGGGGCGGTGCTGCTCTTTTTCCTGTTCCTCTTTTTCAAACCGGATGGATTGAACTGGGCCCTGAACAAGGTCCTTAAGCTTTTCAAAGGGGAACCGGTCAATTACTGCCCCGCCATGCGGAACCGGATCGTTATTTTTGTATGGTGTCTTCTTAACTGGGGCCTGTTCGGTGTCTCTTTCTATTTTTTCACTAAAGCGTTGATGAATCTGGCGAACGGGTTGGGTTTTGTATATATGGCCGGCTCTTATGTAACTGCTTATATAGTCGGGTATGTGACTTTTCTTTCGCCGGCGGGATTGGGTGTGCGTGAGGGCGTGATGTCGGCACTTTTGGCGCCCACTTTCGGCGGGCCGGTGGCCGCCTCGATTGCACTGATACATCGGGTTTTGATAACGATTGCCGAAGCAGCCATAACCCTTCTGGCGCTGGCGACCTATAAGATTCGTCGTCGCGACAATAATAATACTCATTCGGGATAA